The following proteins are encoded in a genomic region of Necator americanus strain Aroian chromosome II, whole genome shotgun sequence:
- a CDS encoding hypothetical protein (NECATOR_CHRII.G8494.T1), whose protein sequence is MTNVLGLLMEPETSTPSVTTKPEPPDDGYEPTEEAKTIGGHEKVPLVIMAYGERYTILKQLEQMKPTVIILYNTDVVTLRHIEMYKAYHSNLFLHIFSLMYRESTEESRYLTALKNETDAFASLFKEEKVLLIPRRYETEREQVLRLELSTRDGGGQAPDSDERPKVIVDMREFNSELPTVLYKKGYDVVAVTLEVGDYVLSPGIAVERKALDDLTQSLQSGRVFKQSEQMIRHYANSVLLIESNRKFESKIVNGGPFQGELTRHCREVRALLCSLLRASPKLKLIWSLSPANSAEYFAEMKLNRPEPDPEKAMSLKGDDAFERVEEDLTISPDKRRKPNPVLLRHMSQHLPGMGRGDVQTMMLSQKVKNLRELLMMSAEQLHGVIGSHADRIKKMICVWLCNREIFASKSCNRRRLKKC, encoded by the exons atgacTAATGTACTCGGCTTATTAATGGAG CCGGAAACCTCTACTCCATCCGTAACAACGAAGCCTGAACCTCCCGATGATGGATATGAACCGACCGAAGAGGCAAAAACTATTGGAGGACACGAGAAG GTACCTCTTGTAATAATGGCATATGGTGAGCGTTATACGATCCTAAAACAACTGGAACAAATGAAACCAACAGTGATTATCCTTTACAATACTGATGTAGTTACTTTAAGACACATTGAG ATGTATAAAGCTTACCATTCGAATTTATTCCTGCATATTTTCTCATTGATGTACCGGGAGTCAACGGAGGAGTCACGTTATTTAACAGCTCTTAAGAATGAAACTGATGCTTTTGCATCACTTTTCAAAGAGGAAAAG GTTCTGTTGATTCCCCGCCGATATGAGACTGAACGTGAGCAGGTACTTCGTCTAGAGTTATCAACACGAGACGGCGGAGGACAGGCGCCGGATTCGGATGAAAGGCCAAAG GTGATTGTTGATATGCGTGAATTCAACAGTGAACTTCCTACTGTACTTTACAAGAAAGGTTACGATGTTGTTGCAGTCACTCTTGAG GTCGGTGATTACGTTTTATCTCCTGGAATCGCAGTTGAACGAAAAGCTCTGGACGATCTGACGCAGTCTCTTCAGTCCGGTCGTGTGTTCAAACAGTCTGAACAG ATGATACGTCATTATGCGAATTCAGTTCTTCTAATTGAATCAAATCGAAAATTCGAGTCAAAAATAGTTAACGGAGGTCCATTCcag GGAGAATTGACACGACATTGTCGTGAGGTTCGAGCTCTGTTGTGTTCGTTGTTGCGAGCAAGTCCAAAACTCAAACTGATTTGGTCGCTATCGCCGGCAAACAGCGCGGAGTATTTTGCggagatgaag CTGAATCGTCCTGAACCAGATCCGGAGAAGGCTATGTCACTCAAAGGAGACGATGCTTTTGAGCGAGTTGAAG aagatctTACTATTTCTCCGGATAAAAGACGTAAACCAAATCCAGTACTGTTACGACATATGTCTCAGCACTTACCTGGTATGGGTAGAGGAGATGTGCAAACGATGATGCTTAGTCAGAAG GTGAAGAACTTACGCGAGCTGCTGATGATGTCTGCCGAACAATTACACGGTGTAATTGGATCACATGCCGATAGGATTA aaaaaatgatatGTGTGTGGCTCTGCAACCGAGAAATCTTTGCATCAAAATCATGCAACAGACGGAGATTAAAGAAGTGTTGA
- a CDS encoding hypothetical protein (NECATOR_CHRII.G8493.T1) gives MHWLSILSCFTMFKCYLNVTCNTDHGANLSLFAIHARFWSRNLTKCLMKLFFDLSSRKIFHIEAIGTNDMIRPGCTSTRYDGQRIFVLSCVCDNQDYCNNLFTVNDYLEKQPISNKTREIIEINKALRGYLYGTIKVDKLRGTVSLLSAIIVLWFLVAIVLGHFLITVYFLGAIPEKK, from the exons ATGCATTGGTTGTCTATTCTCAGTTGTTTTACGAT GTTCAAATGCTATTTAAATGTGACTTGTAACACTGATCATGGTGCCAATCTTTCGTTATTTGCTATACATGCAAGATTCTGg tcaAGGAACTTAACTAAGTGCCTCATGAAGTTGTTCTTTGACTTATCGTCAcgtaaaatttttcatatcgAGGCGATCGGAACGAACGACATG ATTCGACCTGGTTGCACCAGCACGAGGTATGATGGACAGAGAATCTTTGTGCTAAGCTGTGTTTGCGACAACCAGGATTACTGTAATAATTTGTTTACAGTTAAT GATTATCTCGAAAAACAGCCGATTAGTAATAAAACGAGAGAGATTATTGAGATCAACAAAGCACTGCGAGGATATCTTTATGGGACAATCAAGGTGGACAAATTGCGAGGAA cagtttctcttctttctgcCATCATAGTCCTATGGTTTTTGGTAGCCATCGTTTTGGGACATTTTCTCATCACTGTTTATTTCCTTGGAGCTATAcctgagaaaaaatga
- a CDS encoding hypothetical protein (NECATOR_CHRII.G8493.T2), whose product MHWLSILSCFTMFKCYLNVTCNTDHGANLSLFAIHARFWSRNLTKCLMKLFFDLSSRKIFHIEAIGTNDMIRPGCTSTRYDGQRIFVLSCVCDNQDYCNNLFTDYLEKQPISNKTREIIEINKALRGYLYGTIKVDKLRGTVSLLSAIIVLWFLVAIVLGHFLITVYFLGAIPEKK is encoded by the exons ATGCATTGGTTGTCTATTCTCAGTTGTTTTACGAT GTTCAAATGCTATTTAAATGTGACTTGTAACACTGATCATGGTGCCAATCTTTCGTTATTTGCTATACATGCAAGATTCTGg tcaAGGAACTTAACTAAGTGCCTCATGAAGTTGTTCTTTGACTTATCGTCAcgtaaaatttttcatatcgAGGCGATCGGAACGAACGACATG ATTCGACCTGGTTGCACCAGCACGAGGTATGATGGACAGAGAATCTTTGTGCTAAGCTGTGTTTGCGACAACCAGGATTACTGTAATAATTTGTTTACA GATTATCTCGAAAAACAGCCGATTAGTAATAAAACGAGAGAGATTATTGAGATCAACAAAGCACTGCGAGGATATCTTTATGGGACAATCAAGGTGGACAAATTGCGAGGAA cagtttctcttctttctgcCATCATAGTCCTATGGTTTTTGGTAGCCATCGTTTTGGGACATTTTCTCATCACTGTTTATTTCCTTGGAGCTATAcctgagaaaaaatga